One genomic window of Evansella cellulosilytica DSM 2522 includes the following:
- a CDS encoding DUF4179 domain-containing protein, with protein sequence MTCKKVEDRLLDYLDGNLPSEQVSEIKNHVQTCSSCANELKKLVRAKKTIELESDKCKVPNNFFSNVEARVNDHVLAEGEQGKRNWGINIAIALIGFIVISSFFITEGIVDMSGWWDKDREYHHLERAIEEGYGEQLNISVQDNGIEVTITEIIADELQTVLYYEIRDVEEQNHLTPVYEKIVINNEKELWPESLSYYSGLEGFSAHAMNNTYYEDENFNRGKLTYIPLEVDSGKIEISISELTFVDGDETEWYNTPSSTDLRTVEGDWSFDVPVKKHGMREYDLGEESFALFNNEIILKSLSVAPSNTILQLEHKIDRTNDEKEMQYFSIEAIKVNGKRFERDKFSHMPMTMTSQGDVVIAFDTIYFEEITDVEIILDQVSFLVHENIEIPIDPQDPMVEYNYNGTNISIIDVIEDENYTTIVLEEETHSTRQHEILFIEGFDQFGNRNTISSSLPIIIDQDGNEYTSEYFFKMDELDGAKMFVKEYMLQFEKRDGVQPVINKLVINGHRETILVDEVWKVENLLLK encoded by the coding sequence ATGACGTGCAAGAAAGTGGAGGATCGTTTATTAGACTATTTAGATGGAAATCTTCCTTCTGAACAAGTGAGTGAAATAAAAAATCATGTACAAACTTGCTCCTCTTGTGCAAATGAACTTAAAAAACTAGTTAGAGCGAAAAAAACAATAGAATTGGAAAGTGACAAGTGCAAGGTTCCGAATAACTTCTTTTCTAATGTTGAAGCGAGAGTGAATGATCACGTTTTGGCAGAAGGAGAACAAGGAAAGCGGAATTGGGGCATAAATATAGCCATTGCTTTGATTGGTTTTATCGTGATCTCTTCTTTTTTTATCACCGAGGGGATAGTAGACATGAGCGGATGGTGGGATAAAGACAGGGAATACCATCATTTGGAGCGCGCAATTGAAGAGGGGTATGGCGAACAATTAAATATATCTGTGCAAGATAATGGGATAGAGGTCACGATTACGGAAATAATTGCAGATGAACTACAGACAGTTTTGTATTATGAAATTCGTGATGTGGAAGAACAAAATCATTTAACACCAGTATACGAGAAAATAGTAATTAACAATGAAAAAGAACTTTGGCCAGAATCGTTGAGCTACTATAGCGGTTTAGAGGGTTTTAGTGCACACGCAATGAATAATACCTATTATGAAGATGAAAATTTTAATCGGGGTAAATTGACATATATTCCGTTAGAAGTTGATTCTGGAAAAATTGAAATATCAATAAGTGAACTGACCTTTGTTGATGGTGATGAAACAGAATGGTACAATACACCGTCATCAACAGATTTACGTACTGTCGAAGGAGATTGGTCATTTGATGTCCCGGTAAAGAAGCATGGAATGAGAGAATATGATTTAGGTGAAGAAAGCTTTGCGCTATTCAATAATGAAATTATCTTGAAATCGCTTTCTGTAGCACCATCGAATACAATCCTACAGCTCGAGCATAAGATAGATCGAACAAATGACGAGAAAGAAATGCAATACTTTAGTATCGAAGCGATAAAAGTTAACGGGAAGCGTTTTGAACGGGATAAATTTAGCCATATGCCAATGACTATGACTAGCCAAGGTGATGTTGTAATAGCTTTTGATACAATATACTTTGAGGAAATAACGGATGTAGAGATAATATTAGATCAAGTATCTTTTCTTGTTCATGAAAATATAGAAATTCCAATCGATCCACAAGATCCAATGGTAGAATACAACTACAATGGAACGAACATCTCTATTATCGATGTGATTGAGGATGAAAACTATACAACGATTGTTTTAGAAGAGGAAACGCATTCTACACGTCAGCATGAAATTCTATTTATAGAAGGATTTGATCAATTTGGAAACAGGAATACGATAAGTTCTTCTTTACCAATCATTATAGATCAAGATGGCAATGAGTATACGAGTGAGTATTTCTTTAAGATGGATGAATTAGATGGCGCAAAAATGTTTGTTAAAGAATATATGCTTCAGTTTGAAAAAAGAGATGGTGTACAGCCAGTAATAAATAAACTAGTCATCAATGGCCACAGAGAAACAATTTTGGTTGATGAAGTGTGGAAAGTGGAAAACCTTCTGCTAAAATAA